The Cellulomonas flavigena DSM 20109 DNA segment GATGACCTGGCGGCTCGACGTCGTCGGGCGTCCGCTGCGCACGCTCGTCATGGTCTCGACCGCCGCGCACTGCCTCAACGACCTCGCGTTCCGGCAGCGCTCGGAGAACCTGCCCGTGGACCTCGTGGCCGTCGTGTCGAACCACGACGTGCTGCGGCCGATGGCGGACTTCTACGACATCCCGTTCCACCACGTCCCCGTGACGGCGGCCACCAAGGCGGCCGCGGAGGCGCGTCTGCTCGAGCTGGTCGAGGAGCTCGACGTGGAGCTCGTCGTGCTCGCGCGGTACATGCAGATCCTCTCGGACGAGCTGTGCCGGCGGTTGGAGGGGCGGGTCATCAACATCCACCACTCGTTCCTGCCGTCGTTCAAGGGCGCCCGCCCCTACGCGCAGGCGCACGACCGGGGCGTCAAGCTCATCGGCGCGACGGCGCACTACGTGACCGGTGACCTCGACGAGGGACCGATCATCGAGCAGGACGTCGAGCGCGTCGACCACGCGCACGCGGTCGAGGACCTCGTCGCGCTGGGCCAGGACGTCGAGCGGCGGGCGCTGGCGCGGGCGGTGCGCTGGCACGCCGAGCACCGCGTGCTGATGGACGGCCGGCGCACGATCGTCTTCCGCTGACCCGCTGACCCGCTGACCGCTGACCCGCTGACCTCGGGCACCGCGTCGCCGGCACGGGTGGACGGCGAGCGCCCGAAGCGTTTCGACGGGTGTGTCCGCGCGTCCCCGGGCGCCATGCTCGTCCCACGACCGGCAAACGTTCCCTGCCGCGTCGAGGAGTGCCGGCGCACCGCCGCGTCCGGCGGGCGAGGAGGTCACGGCCGATGAGACTGTCCCGAACCGGCGGGAGCCGCCGCACGACCGCGCGTGCCGGCGCGCTGGCAGCGCTGCTCGCGCTCGCGCTGGCGGGTGCCGCGCAGCTCGCGACGGCGCCGCCCGCCCAGGCGGCCTCGCTCGTCGAGGTGCAGAACTTCGGCAGCAACCCCGGCGGCCTGCGCATGCACCTGTTCGTGCCCGACCGCCTGCAGTCCCAGCCCGGGATCCTCGTCGTGTCGCACTACTGCACGGGCAGCGCGCAGGCGATGTTCACCGGGCACCAGTTCGACGAGCTCGCCTCGCAGTACGGATTCATCGCGATCTACCCGAGCACGAACCGCCCGGGCAACTGCTTCGACGTCTCCTCGGTCAACGCGATCGTGCACGACGGGGGCAGCGACCCGCAGAGCATCGCGCAGATGGTGCAGTACGTGCAGCAGCGCTACACCACCGACCGCGGCAGGGTCTTCGCCACCGGCGTCTCGTCCGGCGCGATGATGAC contains these protein-coding regions:
- the purU gene encoding formyltetrahydrofolate deformylase: MSPTSPVDPTHLVLTLSCPDRPGIVAAVAGLLAQHGGNITESQQFGDPLSGLFFMRVQVTTDAGADALREDLQALAVRFEMTWRLDVVGRPLRTLVMVSTAAHCLNDLAFRQRSENLPVDLVAVVSNHDVLRPMADFYDIPFHHVPVTAATKAAAEARLLELVEELDVELVVLARYMQILSDELCRRLEGRVINIHHSFLPSFKGARPYAQAHDRGVKLIGATAHYVTGDLDEGPIIEQDVERVDHAHAVEDLVALGQDVERRALARAVRWHAEHRVLMDGRRTIVFR